One window of Streptomyces sp. NBC_00273 genomic DNA carries:
- a CDS encoding PH domain-containing protein, producing METGTMGETGGPAWVGLPGGLLTLRRTLLLTWTVLLAVVTAVVLGLTLGPAWAALGAFWLAVLAWGWVLLGRNWRSWRYAERADDLLISRGVLWREETVVPYGRMQLVEVTSGPLERRFGLASVQLHTAAAATDAKIPGLVPAEAERLRDRLTALGEARSAGL from the coding sequence ATGGAAACGGGGACGATGGGTGAGACGGGCGGACCCGCATGGGTCGGGCTGCCGGGCGGGCTGCTCACTTTGCGGCGGACGCTGTTGCTGACGTGGACGGTGCTGCTCGCCGTCGTGACCGCCGTCGTACTGGGGCTGACGCTCGGGCCGGCGTGGGCGGCCCTCGGGGCGTTCTGGCTCGCGGTCCTGGCCTGGGGGTGGGTGCTCCTCGGCCGGAACTGGCGGTCCTGGCGGTACGCCGAGCGCGCGGACGACCTGCTGATCAGCCGGGGCGTGCTGTGGCGGGAGGAGACCGTGGTGCCGTACGGGCGGATGCAACTGGTCGAGGTCACCTCCGGCCCGCTGGAGCGCCGCTTCGGCCTGGCCTCCGTGCAGCTGCACACGGCCGCGGCCGCCACTGACGCCAAGATCCCCGGGCTGGTGCCGGCCGAGGCGGAGCGGCTGCGCGACCGGCTCACCGCCCTCGGCGAGGCAAGGTCGGCGGGCCTGTGA
- a CDS encoding alpha/beta hydrolase family protein — MTITQHSKQHRRQWLRRGAAAVALAAVLGGIAAPAALAAPAARAAASTASTARGDLVSVVPLDTLDRDQVVAELAVLGIDPATVRYGVRAYRLTYATVDPQGRPTTATGLLVLPRGGPHRPDLVSDTHGTVATRDDAPSGGAGSNRLTPYLHASAGRAVAAPDYLGLGGGPGSHPYMDTRSSVTASVDMLKAARTAADRLGRPVSRDVYATGFSQGGQVAMALGRELSRGRDGLRLRALAPMAGPHDLLGTEFPGLTDGRVDPRVGVFYLSYFLTAQNRLHPLYGDPAEVFRAPYAQAVEGLFDGSHQVQDIVAALPATPQELLTPQWVENIRSPRGALLEAIRANDGVCDWKPAAPVRLYAGGADTDVPAANSRACAADLARHGVRAKVVDQGPDADHTATAVRSAPQVVRWFDAIRQGRSS, encoded by the coding sequence ATGACGATCACGCAGCACAGCAAGCAGCACCGCCGGCAGTGGCTGCGGCGCGGCGCCGCAGCCGTGGCCCTCGCCGCCGTCCTCGGCGGGATCGCCGCCCCGGCGGCGCTGGCCGCGCCCGCCGCACGGGCCGCCGCATCCACCGCGTCCACCGCCCGGGGCGACCTGGTCTCCGTCGTCCCGCTGGACACCCTCGACCGCGACCAAGTCGTCGCCGAACTCGCCGTGCTGGGAATCGACCCGGCCACCGTCCGCTACGGCGTGCGCGCCTACCGGCTGACCTACGCCACCGTGGACCCGCAGGGCCGGCCCACCACCGCGACCGGGCTGCTCGTCCTGCCGCGCGGCGGCCCGCACCGCCCCGACCTGGTCTCCGACACCCACGGTACGGTCGCCACCCGCGACGACGCCCCGTCCGGGGGCGCCGGCTCCAACCGGCTCACCCCCTACCTGCACGCCTCCGCCGGCCGGGCCGTCGCCGCACCCGACTACCTGGGCCTGGGCGGCGGCCCGGGCAGCCACCCCTACATGGACACCCGGTCCTCGGTCACGGCCTCCGTCGACATGCTGAAGGCCGCCCGCACGGCCGCCGACCGGCTGGGACGCCCGGTCAGCCGGGACGTGTACGCCACCGGCTTCTCCCAGGGCGGCCAGGTGGCGATGGCCCTGGGCCGCGAGCTCTCCCGCGGACGGGACGGCCTGCGGCTGCGGGCGCTGGCCCCGATGGCCGGGCCGCACGACCTGCTCGGCACCGAGTTCCCCGGGCTCACCGACGGCCGGGTCGATCCGCGCGTCGGCGTCTTCTACCTCTCCTACTTCCTCACGGCCCAGAACCGGCTCCACCCGCTGTACGGGGACCCGGCCGAGGTGTTCCGCGCACCCTATGCACAGGCTGTGGAAGGCCTCTTCGACGGGAGCCACCAGGTCCAGGACATCGTGGCCGCGCTCCCGGCGACGCCGCAGGAGCTGCTGACCCCGCAGTGGGTCGAGAACATTCGGAGCCCGCGCGGGGCCCTGCTGGAGGCCATACGGGCCAACGACGGCGTCTGCGACTGGAAGCCCGCCGCGCCCGTACGCCTCTACGCGGGCGGCGCCGACACGGACGTACCGGCCGCCAACTCCCGCGCCTGCGCCGCCGATCTGGCCCGCCACGGGGTCCGGGCGAAGGTCGTGGACCAGGGCCCGGACGCCGACCACACGGCCACCGCGGTCCGCTCGGCGCCCCAGGTGGTCCGCTGGTTCGACGCGATCCGCCAGGGCCGGTCCAGCTAG
- a CDS encoding NADH-quinone oxidoreductase subunit D produces MTETTVGIGGAAESTDMVLNIGPQHPSTHGVLRLRLVLDGERIVSAEPVVGYMHRGAEKLFEARDYRQIVMLANRHDWLSAFSNELGVVMAVERMLGMEVPERAVWMRTLLAELNRVLNHLMFLGSYPLELGGITPIFHAFREREELQAVMEEISGGRMHYMFNRVGGLKEDLPAGWLGRARAAIADVRTRMDVYDKLVHGNEIFRARTRGVGVLSAEAVHAYGVSGPIARASGVDFDLRRDEPYLAYGELQDVLKVITRTEGDCLARFECLLDQTHNALDLAVACLDRMDDLPPGPINQRLPKVLKAPEGHTYAWTENPLGINGYYLVSKGEKTPYRLKLRSASYNNIQALAVLLPGQLVADMVAILGSLFFVVGDIDK; encoded by the coding sequence ATGACGGAGACCACGGTCGGTATCGGCGGAGCGGCGGAGAGCACCGACATGGTGCTCAACATCGGCCCCCAGCACCCTTCCACGCACGGCGTGCTGCGCCTGCGCCTCGTCCTGGACGGCGAGCGGATCGTCAGTGCCGAACCGGTGGTCGGCTACATGCACCGCGGTGCGGAGAAACTCTTCGAGGCCCGCGACTACCGGCAGATCGTGATGCTCGCGAACCGCCACGACTGGCTGTCCGCGTTCTCGAACGAGCTGGGCGTGGTCATGGCCGTCGAGCGGATGCTCGGCATGGAGGTCCCCGAGCGGGCCGTGTGGATGCGCACCCTGCTGGCCGAGCTGAACCGGGTGCTGAACCACCTGATGTTCCTCGGCTCGTACCCCCTCGAACTGGGCGGCATCACCCCGATCTTCCACGCGTTCCGCGAGCGCGAGGAGCTCCAGGCCGTGATGGAGGAGATCTCCGGCGGCCGCATGCACTACATGTTCAACCGCGTCGGCGGCCTCAAGGAGGACCTCCCGGCCGGCTGGCTCGGCCGGGCCCGCGCCGCGATCGCCGACGTCCGGACGCGGATGGACGTCTACGACAAGCTGGTCCACGGGAACGAGATCTTCCGCGCCCGCACGCGCGGGGTCGGCGTCCTGTCCGCCGAGGCGGTGCACGCGTACGGGGTCTCCGGCCCGATCGCCCGCGCCTCCGGCGTCGACTTCGACCTGCGCCGCGACGAGCCGTACCTGGCCTACGGCGAGCTCCAGGACGTCCTGAAGGTGATCACCCGCACCGAGGGCGACTGCCTGGCCCGCTTCGAATGCCTGCTGGACCAGACCCACAACGCGCTCGACCTGGCCGTGGCCTGCCTGGACCGGATGGACGACCTCCCGCCGGGGCCGATCAACCAGCGGCTGCCCAAGGTCCTGAAGGCGCCCGAGGGGCACACGTACGCCTGGACCGAGAACCCGCTCGGCATCAACGGCTACTACCTCGTCTCCAAGGGGGAGAAGACCCCGTACCGGCTGAAGCTGCGCAGCGCTTCGTACAACAACATCCAGGCGCTGGCCGTACTGCTGCCGGGCCAGTTGGTGGCCGACATGGTGGCGATCCTGGGCTCGCTCTTCTTCGTCGTCGGCGACATCGACAAATAG
- a CDS encoding NAD(P)-dependent oxidoreductase → MNQIRTTRAQAAKVTVVGLGPMGRAMAAAYLDAGYEVTVWNRSAGKDDELVARGARRAAGIAEAVAASRLTVLSLIDVEAMYGTLGDSDLGGRVLVNLSSDVPDKARAAARWAEERGAAYLTGGVNVPPTGIGQEGSSIFISGPQEVYEEHRAALDLLAATDYRGADPGYAQLYYQLNMILFWTAYTGWYQAVAVARANGLTATDILPYAGYTADTMRGFYTGGTPLIDADDHGGEHQRLAMCAASVEHVLHTAADSGVDTGILAAHAELYRRGVEAGFGEDSSSRLVGLLGGKP, encoded by the coding sequence ATGAACCAGATCCGCACCACCCGGGCCCAGGCCGCCAAGGTCACCGTCGTGGGGCTCGGCCCGATGGGCCGCGCCATGGCCGCCGCCTATCTCGACGCCGGCTACGAGGTCACCGTGTGGAACCGCAGCGCGGGCAAGGACGACGAGCTCGTCGCCCGCGGGGCCCGCCGCGCCGCCGGCATCGCCGAAGCCGTCGCCGCGAGCCGACTGACCGTGCTCAGCCTCATCGACGTCGAAGCCATGTACGGCACGCTCGGCGACAGCGACCTCGGCGGCCGCGTGCTGGTCAACCTGTCCTCGGACGTCCCGGACAAGGCCCGCGCCGCCGCCCGGTGGGCCGAGGAGCGCGGGGCCGCGTACCTCACCGGCGGGGTCAACGTGCCGCCGACCGGCATCGGACAGGAGGGGTCATCGATCTTCATCAGCGGCCCGCAGGAGGTCTACGAGGAGCACCGCGCCGCGCTCGACCTGCTCGCCGCCACCGACTACCGCGGCGCCGACCCCGGCTACGCGCAGCTCTACTACCAGCTCAACATGATCCTCTTCTGGACCGCCTACACCGGCTGGTACCAGGCGGTCGCCGTCGCCCGCGCCAACGGGCTGACGGCGACCGACATCCTTCCGTACGCCGGCTACACGGCCGACACCATGCGCGGCTTCTACACCGGGGGTACCCCGCTGATCGACGCCGACGACCACGGCGGTGAGCACCAGCGCCTCGCGATGTGCGCCGCGAGCGTCGAGCACGTCCTGCACACGGCCGCGGACTCCGGTGTGGACACCGGGATCCTGGCCGCGCACGCCGAGCTCTACCGGCGCGGTGTCGAGGCGGGCTTCGGCGAGGACAGCAGCTCCCGCCTGGTCGGCCTGCTGGGCGGCAAGCCCTAG
- a CDS encoding TetR/AcrR family transcriptional regulator yields MATAATTTAPGTRDRLVRTASRLMQHGGYENTPIKQLVREAEATLGSLYHFFPGGKQELAVAAIHFGDEEFAELLRAGLAAHTDPAEAVEGVAVVLAQALEDSDWRDGCPVTATALETVGRLPELQAACALAFANWQHLVAAKLLASGYPEADARDLAITVINTLEGAETTSQVTMSRTPLLVAGRHLARLVASYRD; encoded by the coding sequence ATGGCGACAGCAGCGACGACCACAGCACCCGGGACGCGCGACCGGCTGGTGCGCACCGCATCCCGCCTCATGCAGCACGGCGGATACGAGAACACCCCGATCAAGCAGCTCGTCCGCGAGGCCGAGGCCACCCTCGGCTCGCTGTACCACTTCTTCCCGGGCGGCAAGCAGGAACTCGCGGTGGCCGCGATCCACTTCGGCGACGAGGAGTTCGCGGAGCTGCTCCGCGCCGGGCTCGCCGCCCACACCGACCCCGCCGAGGCGGTCGAGGGCGTGGCCGTCGTGCTCGCGCAGGCGCTGGAGGACTCCGACTGGCGCGACGGCTGCCCGGTGACGGCCACCGCCCTGGAGACGGTCGGACGCCTCCCCGAGCTCCAGGCGGCCTGCGCCCTGGCCTTCGCCAACTGGCAGCACCTGGTGGCCGCGAAGCTCCTGGCGTCGGGCTACCCGGAGGCGGACGCCCGCGACCTGGCCATCACCGTGATCAACACGCTGGAGGGCGCCGAGACGACCTCGCAGGTCACCATGAGCCGCACCCCGCTCCTGGTGGCGGGCCGCCACCTGGCCCGGCTGGTGGCCTCGTACCGGGACTGA
- a CDS encoding arylamine N-acetyltransferase family protein encodes MITGIYTDYLARIGITEPGSPSVEGLFALTRAHLERIPFENTEIQLGRPPGIDPELSVRRIGAGRGGYCFHLNGAFAALLEHLGYDVTRHLGGMSADRESTEVSGDHLTLTVRIDGEAYFVDVGLGDGPPEPLPLREGQYERGFRYGLRPFGSADGPDAGWTFLNEGSPFPAMNFRSAPATMADFEDEHLRLSTAEDSPFLQSFFMLRRNAGVMNRMHGKVLLTLDPQGGRDKRELAGPEELFEAMSTVFGRELDDLTAADRAALWARIERAHEAWLASQQG; translated from the coding sequence ATGATCACTGGCATATACACCGACTACCTGGCCCGGATCGGCATCACCGAACCCGGATCCCCCTCCGTCGAAGGGCTGTTCGCGCTCACGCGGGCCCATCTGGAGCGGATCCCCTTCGAGAACACCGAGATCCAGCTGGGCCGGCCGCCGGGCATCGACCCCGAGCTGTCCGTGCGCCGCATCGGCGCCGGGCGCGGCGGCTACTGCTTCCACCTCAACGGCGCCTTCGCGGCGCTGCTGGAGCACCTCGGGTACGACGTGACGCGCCACCTCGGGGGCATGAGCGCGGACCGCGAGTCCACGGAGGTGAGCGGGGACCACCTCACCCTGACCGTACGGATCGACGGGGAGGCCTACTTCGTGGACGTCGGCCTGGGCGACGGTCCGCCGGAGCCGCTGCCCCTGCGCGAAGGCCAGTACGAGCGGGGCTTCCGGTACGGCCTGCGGCCGTTCGGGAGCGCGGACGGGCCCGACGCGGGCTGGACCTTCCTCAACGAGGGCTCGCCCTTCCCCGCGATGAACTTCCGCTCGGCCCCGGCGACCATGGCCGACTTCGAGGACGAGCACCTGCGGCTGTCGACCGCCGAGGACTCCCCCTTCCTGCAGTCCTTCTTCATGCTGCGGCGCAACGCCGGGGTCATGAACCGGATGCACGGCAAGGTCCTGCTGACCCTCGACCCGCAGGGCGGACGCGACAAGCGCGAACTGGCCGGCCCGGAGGAGCTCTTCGAGGCCATGTCCACGGTCTTCGGGCGTGAGCTCGACGACCTGACGGCGGCGGACCGGGCGGCACTGTGGGCCCGGATCGAGCGGGCTCACGAGGCGTGGCTCGCCTCCCAGCAGGGCTGA